One window from the genome of Zonotrichia leucophrys gambelii isolate GWCS_2022_RI chromosome 27, RI_Zleu_2.0, whole genome shotgun sequence encodes:
- the CCDC43 gene encoding coiled-coil domain-containing protein 43 has product MAAPGGAGAASMAMAMPIAAPMLLPEPPPFPAWLAARLDALGLDRAVYGAYIEGLLREEESDEERLEALRAVLAACLEEDLLNDVCREVVERWSDSQVVDSKEEKEDEVQAIASMMEKQARIVVKPKEVSQEEKQRKAALLAQYANVTDEEDGGDEQDGLTTAVNIGSEKSLFRNTNVEDVLNARKLERELLRDEFQKKKEQDKLQREKDKLAKQERKEKEKKRTQKGERKR; this is encoded by the exons atggcggcgcccggcggggcgggcgcggcgtCGATGGCGATGGCGATGCCGATCGCGGCCCCCATGCTgctcccggagccgccgcccTTCCCGGCGTGGCTGGCAGCGCGCCTGGACGCGCTGGGGCTGGACCGAGCCGTGTACGGCGCCTACATCGAGGGGCTGCTGCGGGAGGAGGAGAGCGATGAGGAGCGGCTGGAGGCACTCCGGGCCGTGCTGGCCGCCTGCCTG GAAGAAGATCTCTTGAATGATGTGTGCAGGGAGGTTGTGGAGAGGTGGTCTGACTCCCAGGTCGTTGATTccaaagaggagaaagaag ATGAGGTCCAGGCCATCGCCAGCATGATGGAGAAGCAGGCCAGGATAGTGGTGAAGCCCAAGGAGGTGtcccaggaggagaagcagaggaagGCTGCGCTCCTGGCCCAGTATGCCAACGTGACTGACGAGGAGGA TGGTGGGGATGAACAGGATGGATTGACGACAGCTGTAAATATTGGATCAGAAAAAT CATTGTTCAGAAACACCAACGTGGAGGATGTGCTGAATGCCAGGAAGCTGGAgcgggagctgctgagggatgagttccagaagaagaaagagcaggataagctgcagagggagaaggACAAGCTGGCcaagcaggagaggaaggagaaggagaagaaacgAACACAGAAAGGCGAGCGGAAACGGTAG
- the MEIOC gene encoding meiosis-specific coiled-coil domain-containing protein MEIOC isoform X1 — protein MEPNVAFRGGGRCWGSAEGGGRPTDVFSTALPGSASLYGCYKSQNEENVELPQAYSSSLSTSEYSAPMDPSLLYPPWSTCTDDTKQPAAPQMNLKSRIQPERNDYGSETDLYGLVSNILEEQDKPQPCFAEGSCPPTLKSVWPVSTSRMEHHELLPEGRRAVVGAVPQQGFYGSEPLPGADKQFLQSPTLVAQQKADDCYRGFAGVDLEEQSLYSARSERANGCSLQANESVKTAAVYQNYPYLKNTFAAQAGYSEAIKDSGADAYSFGREKVCPKGAEAQVHPKRAEPFLPQCHRYNENTDFTRYTEYSHAGKAKPNKGTSCSLQENRKLVNGTPEAPSLDAEPYAKLFQVKSGTQKKFEDTISDQHDFTFPKSVGLVSEKQFASESSFGTDFGQKFEYGLKSFAACPGNNGVEKQQFSKADLQNPEFYKSLPLLPSAAVPSAGSSARPAWMNIQTKPTTSGPFQNPNPLLKLNNQSTAFPKSSRHSNDVFQLPSSNLPLNSNLLHKYCQDSPFLSSLDFGYSTAERARAAACMEALVRGGEENLLEYLSEKKLKQPNGFCDSYLAQQLGIIDNLNKQRFQLKAQSEHCDLEGQNQADGVFQDMYQELLESQGQLHLGAGNGDTSAIGAGSCLQAPGIPNCVVGDFRRNRQLGPSTFPMRSAHLLGRSVVPLVEPHTLFSQDDLKRLYPCFTEKMYGDNALSGFVSAFGFQKQVKSRSGPASELHVRLEECYEQWRALEKERKKTESALAKNFQGKKVSSTNNIPIPRLTSNPSRVDRLIVDQLREQARVVTLLGKMERLRSSPLHANISTALDKHLESIHVVQARRKDEIVSASSRQRHGPPRCQDERVVLALAAALRALCLATRKVRTVLWCAFQMTLPKPSAGKRARERLPQEGAAPEEKRAETPPAAAAPRGPREGGAEGAPGPCTDLLRSVYDRGDVNSS, from the exons ATGGAG CCCAACGTGGCGTTCCGAGGCGGCGGCCGCTGCTGGGGCAGTGCGGAAGGGGGCGGGCGGCCCACGGACGTGTTCAGCACCGCCCTGCCGGGCTCTGCCTCGCTCTATGGCTGCTACAAATCACAG AATGAAGAAAATGTGGAGTTACCTCAGGCCTACAGTTCTTCCCTTTCAACATCAGAGTACTCTGCACCCATGGACCCTTCCCTTTTGTACCCCCCTTGGTCTACGTGTACAGATGACACCAAgcagcctgctgctcctcagatgAACCTGAAGTCCAG GATTCAGCCCGAAAGGAATGATTATGGCAGTGAAACTGATTTGTATGGACTGGTGTCAAACATCCTGGAGGAACAAGACAAACCACAGCCGTGCTTTGCTGAGGG GAGCTGCCCTCCCACCCTGAAGTCAGTGTGGCCGGTGAGCACGAGCAGAATGGAGCACCATGAGCTGCTGCCAGAAGGCAGGAGGGCAGTGGTTGGAGCAGTGCCCCAGCAGGGTTTCTATGGCTCTGAGCCCCTCCCTGGTGCTGACAAGCagttcctgcagagccccaccCTGGTGGCACAGCAGAAAGCTGACGATTGCTACCGCGGCTTTGCCGGCGTGGACCTGGAAGAGCAGAGCTTGTACTCTGCCAGGAGTGAGCGTGCCAATGGCTGCTCCTTGCAGGCTAATGAGAGTGTGAAGACAGCAGCTGTCTATCAGAACTACCCCTACCTGAAAAACACCtttgcagcccaggctgggtaCTCAGAAGCAATCAAAGACTCGGGAGCTGATGCTTATTCTTTTGGAAGGGAGAAGGTGTGTCCCAAAGGAGCAGAGGCACAGGTGCACCCAAAGCGGGCTGAACCATTCCTTCCTCAGTGTCACAGGTACAATGAGAACACAGATTTTACCAGGTACACTGAATATTCTCATGCTGGTAAAGCAAAGCCCAACAAGGGCACCAGTTGTAGCCTCCAAGAAAATAGAAAGCTGGTAAATGGAACCCCTGAGGCACCATCTCTGGATGCAGAGCCCTACGCTAAATTATTTCAAGTGAAATCAGGAACTCAGAAAAAATTTGAAGATACAATTTCAGATCAGCACGACTTTACATTTCCCAAGTCTGTAGGACTTGTATCAgaaaaacaatttgcaagcgaATCTTCCTTCGGCACTGATTTTGGGCAAAAATTTGAATATGGACTAAAATCTTTTGCAGCTTGTCCAGGCAATAATGgtgtggaaaagcagcagttttccAAGGCCGATCTTCAGAATCCTGAATTCTATAAATCACTCCCACTGTTGCCCAGTGCAGCAGTCCCCTCAGCAGGCTCTAGTGCCAGGCCAGCGTGGATGAAcatccaaaccaaacccacaacCTCTGGCCCTTTCCAGAATCCAAATCCTTTGTTGAAACTGAATAATCAGTCAACTGCATTTCCAAAAAGCTCTCGTCATTCTAATGATGTTTTTCAGTTGCCATCTTCAAATTTGCCTTTAAATAGTAATTTACTTCACAAGTACTGTCAGGACAGCCCATTCCTCTCCAGCCTTGACTTTGGCTACAGCACTGCAGAACGAGCTCGGGCAGCTGCGTGCATGGAAGCCCTGGTTAGGGGTGGGGAAGAGAATCTCCTCGAGTACCTCAGTGAGAAGAAGCTGAAGCAGCCCAATGGATTCTGTGACAGTTACTTGGCTCAGCAGTTGGGGATCATTGACAATCTGAACAAGCAGCGTTTCCAGCTGAAGGCACAGAGCGAGCACTGCGATCTGGAAGGGCAGAACCAGGCAGATGGGGTGTTCCAGGACATGTACCAGGAGTTACTGGAGTCTCAGGGGCAGCTGCATCtgggggcagggaatggggacaccagTGCCAtcggtgctgggagctgcctgcaggctccAGGCATTCCCAACTGCGTGGTTGGTGACTTCAGGAGGAACCGGCAGCTGGgccccagcaccttccccatGAGATCTGCTCACCTCCTGGGCCGCTCCGTGGTGCCCCTGGTGGAGCCTCACACCTTGTTCTCCCAGGATGATCTCAAACGCCTCTACCCCTGCTTCACAGAGAAGATGTATGGTGACAATGCCCTTTCTGGCTTTGTGTCAGCATTTGGATTTCAAAAGCAAGTGAAAAGTCGCAGTGGGCCTGCCAGCGAGCTGCACGTGAGACTGGAGGAGTGTTATGAGCAGTGGAGAGCtttggagaaagaaaggaagaag acTGAATCAGCTCTTGCTAAGAATTTCCAAGGGAAGAAGGTTTCCAGTACTAACAACATTCCAATTCCAAGGCTGACATCAAATCCATCAAGGGTTGATCGCTTAATTGTGGATCAGCTACGGGAACAAGCCAGA GTGGTGACTCTGCTGGGGAAGATGGAGCGCCTGCGCAGTTCCCCGCTCCACGCCAACATCTCCACTGCCCTGGACAAGCACCTGGAGTCCATCCACGTGGTGCAGGCTCGCAGGAAGGATGAGATTGTCAGCGCCTCCAGCCGGCAGCGGCACGGCCCCCCCAGGTGCCAGGATGAGAGAG TGGTGCTGGCTCTGGCCGCGGCGCTCCGGGCTCTGTGCTTGGCCACCCGCAAGGTCCGCACCGTGCTCTGGTGCGCCTTCCAGATGACCCTGCCCAAACCCTCCGCTGGCAAACGGGCTCGGGAGAGGCTTCCTCAGGAGGGGGCGGCGCCCGAAGAGAAACGAGCCGAGACCCCCCCGGCTGCTGCGGCCCCGAGAGGGCCCCGGGAAGGGGGGGCAGAGGGAGCCCCGGGGCCGTGCACGGACCTGCTCCGCAGTGTGTATGACAGGGGAGACGTGAATTCCTCGTaa
- the MEIOC gene encoding meiosis-specific coiled-coil domain-containing protein MEIOC isoform X2, whose protein sequence is MDPSLLYPPWSTCTDDTKQPAAPQMNLKSRIQPERNDYGSETDLYGLVSNILEEQDKPQPCFAEGSCPPTLKSVWPVSTSRMEHHELLPEGRRAVVGAVPQQGFYGSEPLPGADKQFLQSPTLVAQQKADDCYRGFAGVDLEEQSLYSARSERANGCSLQANESVKTAAVYQNYPYLKNTFAAQAGYSEAIKDSGADAYSFGREKVCPKGAEAQVHPKRAEPFLPQCHRYNENTDFTRYTEYSHAGKAKPNKGTSCSLQENRKLVNGTPEAPSLDAEPYAKLFQVKSGTQKKFEDTISDQHDFTFPKSVGLVSEKQFASESSFGTDFGQKFEYGLKSFAACPGNNGVEKQQFSKADLQNPEFYKSLPLLPSAAVPSAGSSARPAWMNIQTKPTTSGPFQNPNPLLKLNNQSTAFPKSSRHSNDVFQLPSSNLPLNSNLLHKYCQDSPFLSSLDFGYSTAERARAAACMEALVRGGEENLLEYLSEKKLKQPNGFCDSYLAQQLGIIDNLNKQRFQLKAQSEHCDLEGQNQADGVFQDMYQELLESQGQLHLGAGNGDTSAIGAGSCLQAPGIPNCVVGDFRRNRQLGPSTFPMRSAHLLGRSVVPLVEPHTLFSQDDLKRLYPCFTEKMYGDNALSGFVSAFGFQKQVKSRSGPASELHVRLEECYEQWRALEKERKKTESALAKNFQGKKVSSTNNIPIPRLTSNPSRVDRLIVDQLREQARVVTLLGKMERLRSSPLHANISTALDKHLESIHVVQARRKDEIVSASSRQRHGPPRCQDERVVLALAAALRALCLATRKVRTVLWCAFQMTLPKPSAGKRARERLPQEGAAPEEKRAETPPAAAAPRGPREGGAEGAPGPCTDLLRSVYDRGDVNSS, encoded by the exons ATGGACCCTTCCCTTTTGTACCCCCCTTGGTCTACGTGTACAGATGACACCAAgcagcctgctgctcctcagatgAACCTGAAGTCCAG GATTCAGCCCGAAAGGAATGATTATGGCAGTGAAACTGATTTGTATGGACTGGTGTCAAACATCCTGGAGGAACAAGACAAACCACAGCCGTGCTTTGCTGAGGG GAGCTGCCCTCCCACCCTGAAGTCAGTGTGGCCGGTGAGCACGAGCAGAATGGAGCACCATGAGCTGCTGCCAGAAGGCAGGAGGGCAGTGGTTGGAGCAGTGCCCCAGCAGGGTTTCTATGGCTCTGAGCCCCTCCCTGGTGCTGACAAGCagttcctgcagagccccaccCTGGTGGCACAGCAGAAAGCTGACGATTGCTACCGCGGCTTTGCCGGCGTGGACCTGGAAGAGCAGAGCTTGTACTCTGCCAGGAGTGAGCGTGCCAATGGCTGCTCCTTGCAGGCTAATGAGAGTGTGAAGACAGCAGCTGTCTATCAGAACTACCCCTACCTGAAAAACACCtttgcagcccaggctgggtaCTCAGAAGCAATCAAAGACTCGGGAGCTGATGCTTATTCTTTTGGAAGGGAGAAGGTGTGTCCCAAAGGAGCAGAGGCACAGGTGCACCCAAAGCGGGCTGAACCATTCCTTCCTCAGTGTCACAGGTACAATGAGAACACAGATTTTACCAGGTACACTGAATATTCTCATGCTGGTAAAGCAAAGCCCAACAAGGGCACCAGTTGTAGCCTCCAAGAAAATAGAAAGCTGGTAAATGGAACCCCTGAGGCACCATCTCTGGATGCAGAGCCCTACGCTAAATTATTTCAAGTGAAATCAGGAACTCAGAAAAAATTTGAAGATACAATTTCAGATCAGCACGACTTTACATTTCCCAAGTCTGTAGGACTTGTATCAgaaaaacaatttgcaagcgaATCTTCCTTCGGCACTGATTTTGGGCAAAAATTTGAATATGGACTAAAATCTTTTGCAGCTTGTCCAGGCAATAATGgtgtggaaaagcagcagttttccAAGGCCGATCTTCAGAATCCTGAATTCTATAAATCACTCCCACTGTTGCCCAGTGCAGCAGTCCCCTCAGCAGGCTCTAGTGCCAGGCCAGCGTGGATGAAcatccaaaccaaacccacaacCTCTGGCCCTTTCCAGAATCCAAATCCTTTGTTGAAACTGAATAATCAGTCAACTGCATTTCCAAAAAGCTCTCGTCATTCTAATGATGTTTTTCAGTTGCCATCTTCAAATTTGCCTTTAAATAGTAATTTACTTCACAAGTACTGTCAGGACAGCCCATTCCTCTCCAGCCTTGACTTTGGCTACAGCACTGCAGAACGAGCTCGGGCAGCTGCGTGCATGGAAGCCCTGGTTAGGGGTGGGGAAGAGAATCTCCTCGAGTACCTCAGTGAGAAGAAGCTGAAGCAGCCCAATGGATTCTGTGACAGTTACTTGGCTCAGCAGTTGGGGATCATTGACAATCTGAACAAGCAGCGTTTCCAGCTGAAGGCACAGAGCGAGCACTGCGATCTGGAAGGGCAGAACCAGGCAGATGGGGTGTTCCAGGACATGTACCAGGAGTTACTGGAGTCTCAGGGGCAGCTGCATCtgggggcagggaatggggacaccagTGCCAtcggtgctgggagctgcctgcaggctccAGGCATTCCCAACTGCGTGGTTGGTGACTTCAGGAGGAACCGGCAGCTGGgccccagcaccttccccatGAGATCTGCTCACCTCCTGGGCCGCTCCGTGGTGCCCCTGGTGGAGCCTCACACCTTGTTCTCCCAGGATGATCTCAAACGCCTCTACCCCTGCTTCACAGAGAAGATGTATGGTGACAATGCCCTTTCTGGCTTTGTGTCAGCATTTGGATTTCAAAAGCAAGTGAAAAGTCGCAGTGGGCCTGCCAGCGAGCTGCACGTGAGACTGGAGGAGTGTTATGAGCAGTGGAGAGCtttggagaaagaaaggaagaag acTGAATCAGCTCTTGCTAAGAATTTCCAAGGGAAGAAGGTTTCCAGTACTAACAACATTCCAATTCCAAGGCTGACATCAAATCCATCAAGGGTTGATCGCTTAATTGTGGATCAGCTACGGGAACAAGCCAGA GTGGTGACTCTGCTGGGGAAGATGGAGCGCCTGCGCAGTTCCCCGCTCCACGCCAACATCTCCACTGCCCTGGACAAGCACCTGGAGTCCATCCACGTGGTGCAGGCTCGCAGGAAGGATGAGATTGTCAGCGCCTCCAGCCGGCAGCGGCACGGCCCCCCCAGGTGCCAGGATGAGAGAG TGGTGCTGGCTCTGGCCGCGGCGCTCCGGGCTCTGTGCTTGGCCACCCGCAAGGTCCGCACCGTGCTCTGGTGCGCCTTCCAGATGACCCTGCCCAAACCCTCCGCTGGCAAACGGGCTCGGGAGAGGCTTCCTCAGGAGGGGGCGGCGCCCGAAGAGAAACGAGCCGAGACCCCCCCGGCTGCTGCGGCCCCGAGAGGGCCCCGGGAAGGGGGGGCAGAGGGAGCCCCGGGGCCGTGCACGGACCTGCTCCGCAGTGTGTATGACAGGGGAGACGTGAATTCCTCGTaa